A single genomic interval of Bacteroidota bacterium harbors:
- a CDS encoding glycosyl hydrolase family 17 protein — MEFGSAICYSGYRENQSPVTQAYPSYDEVCEDLRLLDPNWQYLRLYDCSRHAELVLDAVRAEGFDFKVMLGADMRAEVSNPKCPWGATYPEAQLAANRQANSEEIDRLIALANRYPEIVFSVSIGNEASVEWTDHLVPVDRLVAYARRVKAGAAQPVTFCENYVPWTGTLEPLAAELDFLSLHTYPVWEYQTIERALDYTKQNYRSVADHYPDTPVIITEAGWTTGSNGRGIDPWNASQELQATYCRQLTDWSREHRILTFVFEAFDEPWKGSPDPMEPEKHWGLFTVDRRPKRAMQGLYARQ; from the coding sequence ATCGAGTTCGGTAGCGCGATCTGCTACTCGGGCTACCGCGAGAACCAATCGCCGGTGACCCAGGCCTACCCGTCCTACGACGAGGTCTGCGAGGACCTGCGCCTGCTCGACCCCAACTGGCAGTACCTCCGCCTCTACGACTGCAGCCGCCACGCCGAACTCGTCCTCGACGCCGTCCGCGCCGAGGGGTTCGACTTCAAGGTGATGCTCGGGGCCGACATGCGCGCCGAGGTCAGCAACCCGAAGTGCCCGTGGGGCGCGACCTACCCCGAGGCCCAACTCGCCGCCAACCGGCAGGCCAACAGCGAGGAGATCGACCGGCTGATCGCGCTCGCCAACCGCTACCCCGAGATTGTCTTCTCGGTGTCGATCGGCAACGAGGCATCGGTCGAGTGGACGGACCACCTCGTGCCGGTCGATCGGCTCGTCGCGTACGCGCGCCGGGTCAAGGCCGGGGCCGCGCAGCCGGTGACGTTTTGCGAGAACTACGTCCCGTGGACCGGCACGCTCGAACCGCTCGCCGCCGAGCTCGACTTCCTCTCGCTCCACACCTACCCGGTCTGGGAGTACCAGACGATTGAGCGGGCGCTCGACTACACGAAGCAGAACTACCGCAGCGTCGCCGACCACTACCCGGACACACCCGTCATTATCACCGAAGCGGGCTGGACGACCGGCTCCAACGGGCGCGGCATCGACCCGTGGAATGCCTCGCAGGAGCTCCAGGCGACCTACTGCCGCCAACTCACCGACTGGAGCCGCGAGCACCGGATTCTGACCTTCGTCTTCGAAGCCTTCGACGAGCCCTGGAAAGGCTCCCCCGACCCGATGGAGCCCGAGAAGCACTGGGGCCTCTTCACCGTTGACCGCCGGCCGAAGCGGGCGATGCAGGGGCTTTACGCACGTCAATAA
- a CDS encoding type II toxin-antitoxin system HicB family antitoxin, giving the protein MTMEIEREDDGRWLAEVMELPGVMAYGSSREEAVAHAQALALRVIADRLDHGEDVPDITPLFAEAA; this is encoded by the coding sequence ATGACGATGGAGATAGAACGAGAGGACGATGGACGGTGGCTTGCCGAGGTGATGGAGTTGCCCGGTGTCATGGCCTACGGCTCGTCCCGCGAGGAGGCGGTCGCTCACGCACAGGCTCTCGCGCTTCGGGTCATTGCCGACCGCCTCGATCACGGCGAGGACGTTCCTGACATTACGCCGCTGTTCGCGGAAGCGGCATGA
- a CDS encoding type II toxin-antitoxin system HicA family toxin, with product MSRFGSVKARKLLRALLKIGWRIKREGRGSHRILEREGWPDIVFAFHDGDEVGPKMLSRVAKRTGLKPSDL from the coding sequence ATGAGCCGCTTTGGCTCTGTCAAAGCTCGAAAGCTCTTGCGTGCCCTCCTCAAGATCGGCTGGCGTATCAAGCGCGAAGGCCGAGGGTCGCATAGGATTCTGGAGCGCGAAGGGTGGCCCGACATCGTCTTCGCGTTCCACGATGGAGACGAGGTCGGGCCGAAGATGCTCTCCCGTGTGGCGAAGCGAACGGGTTTGAAGCCGTCAGATCTCTGA
- a CDS encoding serine hydrolase domain-containing protein codes for MQNPLVRRLGLVALSLLALRVAQAQGLERPPSLDSFRPTLDSVWRAHPTPGLAVAVVRRGEPVWADGFGVADTDEEVPVTPDTPFWVASVTKTFIGLTFLGLEADGVVDLDARMAEVPGFDGFCEWLSRSPLVFKRGLDCAAPITVGTVLTHTSNGDLGHAFFYNPLMFSRLSRYLEWTVNDSTEIEGGMNELARQVQARVLGPAGMTRTVASQWDRSKMDVVYDMARGYGIVDGEYVQRRQPGRALAGGAGVVSTALDLARYAEALDAGSLASPAVMEKLTTPPLDREGRPLPYAYGWYVQDYRGERLVWHAGWDDEAGASSLLLRVPSRGLALVVLANGEGVHWDNPLDGAAAERSPYARAFLDHFVFGHEQ; via the coding sequence ATGCAAAACCCTCTGGTGCGGCGCCTCGGCTTGGTCGCGCTGTCGCTCCTCGCCCTCCGCGTCGCACAGGCGCAGGGCCTCGAACGCCCGCCGTCGCTCGACTCCTTCCGACCAACCCTCGACTCGGTCTGGCGCGCCCATCCGACGCCGGGGCTTGCCGTGGCCGTCGTCCGCAGGGGCGAGCCCGTCTGGGCCGACGGGTTCGGCGTCGCCGACACGGACGAAGAGGTCCCCGTCACGCCCGACACCCCGTTCTGGGTCGCGTCGGTGACGAAAACGTTCATCGGCCTCACGTTCCTCGGCCTCGAAGCCGACGGCGTCGTGGACCTCGACGCCCGGATGGCGGAGGTGCCCGGTTTCGACGGGTTCTGCGAGTGGCTCTCGCGGTCCCCGCTCGTGTTCAAGCGCGGCCTTGACTGCGCCGCCCCGATCACCGTCGGGACTGTCCTCACCCACACGTCGAACGGGGACCTCGGCCACGCCTTCTTCTACAACCCCCTCATGTTCTCTCGTCTCTCGCGGTACCTCGAATGGACCGTGAACGACTCGACGGAGATCGAGGGCGGCATGAACGAACTCGCGCGCCAAGTCCAAGCGCGCGTGCTCGGCCCGGCGGGCATGACGCGGACGGTGGCGAGCCAGTGGGACCGCTCGAAGATGGACGTGGTGTACGACATGGCGCGGGGGTACGGGATCGTGGACGGCGAGTACGTCCAGCGCCGCCAACCGGGGCGGGCGCTGGCGGGCGGCGCGGGCGTCGTCTCGACCGCGCTCGACCTCGCGAGGTATGCCGAGGCACTCGACGCCGGGTCGCTCGCGTCGCCCGCCGTGATGGAGAAGCTGACCACGCCGCCGCTCGACCGGGAGGGACGGCCGCTCCCGTACGCGTACGGCTGGTACGTTCAGGACTACCGGGGCGAGCGGCTCGTGTGGCACGCCGGGTGGGACGACGAGGCCGGCGCGTCGTCGCTGCTGCTGCGTGTGCCGTCGCGCGGGCTCGCCCTCGTCGTGCTCGCGAACGGGGAGGGGGTCCACTGGGACAACCCGCTCGACGGGGCGGCTGCCGAGCGGTCCCCGTACGCCCGGGCGTTCCTCGACCACTTCGTGTTCGGCCACGAGCAGTAG
- a CDS encoding BadF/BadG/BcrA/BcrD ATPase family protein, whose product MSPLYIGIDAGGTKTEWLARAGRAEAGGRGAGVNLQRDGAAQSSDALAGLLRTALAALDHEAVGGVCLGVAGAGRAHEQADLAARLRARLPEIADVPLVVEHDGVIALEAAFGGESGLVALVGTGSLVLGRTEDGALLRAGGWGARIGDEGSGTALGTAVLAAVAADFDGGEPTALRHLLADEHGLASAEDLIRFVYGGDLAVQTLAPLAVAAGENHDWVGTRIIKTQANALAQRAAWLVTQAEGELAPRLVLTGGMTQEAYYRECLAEAFLRHLPRWRIVRPERRPVEGALALAQRAK is encoded by the coding sequence GTGTCTCCTCTCTACATCGGCATCGACGCGGGCGGGACGAAGACCGAGTGGCTGGCCCGCGCAGGTCGGGCCGAGGCCGGGGGGCGTGGGGCCGGGGTGAACCTTCAGCGCGACGGAGCCGCGCAGAGCAGCGACGCGCTGGCCGGTCTGCTCCGCACGGCCCTCGCCGCGCTCGACCACGAGGCCGTCGGCGGGGTCTGCCTCGGCGTGGCCGGAGCCGGGCGCGCGCACGAGCAGGCCGACCTCGCCGCTCGGCTTCGCGCTCGGCTTCCCGAGATCGCGGACGTGCCGCTCGTGGTTGAGCACGACGGGGTGATCGCGCTCGAAGCCGCGTTCGGGGGGGAGAGTGGCCTCGTGGCGCTCGTCGGGACCGGGTCGCTCGTGCTGGGGCGCACCGAAGACGGAGCGCTGCTCCGGGCCGGGGGCTGGGGCGCGCGCATCGGCGACGAGGGCAGCGGCACCGCCCTCGGCACCGCCGTGCTCGCCGCCGTCGCCGCCGACTTCGACGGGGGCGAGCCGACCGCGCTCCGCCACCTCCTCGCCGACGAGCACGGCCTCGCCTCGGCGGAGGACCTCATCCGGTTCGTCTACGGCGGCGACCTCGCGGTCCAGACGCTCGCCCCGCTCGCGGTCGCGGCCGGGGAGAACCACGACTGGGTGGGGACCCGGATCATCAAGACGCAGGCCAACGCGCTCGCGCAGCGCGCCGCGTGGCTCGTGACCCAGGCCGAGGGCGAGCTTGCGCCGCGCCTCGTCCTCACCGGCGGGATGACGCAGGAGGCGTACTACCGCGAGTGCCTCGCCGAGGCGTTCCTGCGCCACCTCCCCCGCTGGCGCATCGTCCGCCCCGAGCGCCGCCCCGTCGAGGGTGCCCTGGCGCTGGCGCAGCGTGCGAAGTAG
- a CDS encoding penicillin acylase family protein: MPLLGRLLTTLLVVLLAVTGLALTAWYLAYETGPSLDGEVRVPGLGASVTVTHDADGLATVEAQSEADLMAGLGYAHALHNAWPMALRRQAATGSLSQWFDDEATLAFDRHALQLGFGALARTLYDALPEADRTVLGAYARGVNRAFERDRLSEGDEFVLLDVDARRWEPWDALAVERLVAYLAASASTLADSLAQDAYRASPSLGRFVAADSAFRATLRVGGLEHSLAFAVQNSAGTQFVQRHVYGRSALPLLQEVALRQGGRQTVVASVPGTLVFPAGYGDRTAWSLFLNGTTDLVSAPTDSAALVPSYDRITARSGDETLVTVYRSPDALHLFAPNETAPAPVVQDSASAPPVLSTWQLRWRGFGTATDLGAWRALLRGEAATFALFPGTGLIAEDGQARVLGSPAVARSLPGGVVAGSSDEARYVADRLALLAAGSTDTGPDGLLADAYSAWAAALAPPLIAALDGPGEIDADLRDAAAYLRGWDFRYDPASIGASVFETWMATHRARTGTLPDPAAVSAPPPPPDSTGRVMPNPAAVALTQSLRQAVAAIDSAYGSDGARWRWQNVQQAVRLYPLFTTDTTDAGRRRFAPILLPDGGHPTALAWGPSPALAWGPSPALAGTEPSAVWSAQATVPGAADLRIRHRNPNADDARTRSLASARPLQPRPVGQAPETVHTLRLLPAEE; this comes from the coding sequence ATGCCCCTGCTCGGTCGCCTTCTCACCACCCTCCTCGTCGTCCTGCTGGCGGTGACCGGGCTGGCGCTGACGGCGTGGTACCTCGCCTACGAGACCGGCCCAAGCCTGGACGGCGAGGTGCGCGTGCCCGGCCTCGGTGCATCCGTCACGGTCACCCACGACGCTGACGGGCTCGCCACCGTCGAGGCGCAGAGCGAGGCGGACCTGATGGCGGGGCTGGGGTACGCGCACGCGCTCCACAACGCATGGCCGATGGCGCTCCGGCGCCAGGCTGCGACGGGCTCGCTCAGCCAGTGGTTCGACGACGAGGCGACGCTCGCCTTCGACCGACACGCGCTGCAGCTCGGGTTTGGCGCGCTTGCCCGGACGCTCTACGACGCGCTTCCCGAGGCCGACCGGACCGTGCTCGGCGCCTACGCACGCGGCGTCAACCGGGCCTTCGAGCGGGACCGCCTCAGCGAAGGCGACGAGTTCGTGCTCCTCGACGTCGACGCCCGCCGGTGGGAGCCGTGGGACGCGCTCGCGGTCGAGCGCCTCGTCGCCTACCTCGCCGCGTCCGCCTCGACCCTCGCCGACTCGCTCGCGCAGGACGCGTACCGGGCGAGCCCATCGCTGGGGCGGTTCGTCGCGGCGGACTCGGCGTTTCGGGCTACGCTCCGGGTCGGCGGGCTGGAGCACAGCCTCGCCTTCGCCGTCCAGAACTCGGCCGGGACGCAGTTCGTGCAGCGGCACGTCTACGGCCGCTCGGCGCTGCCCCTGCTCCAGGAGGTCGCGCTGCGGCAAGGCGGGCGGCAGACTGTGGTGGCCTCGGTTCCCGGCACGCTCGTCTTCCCGGCGGGCTACGGCGACCGCACGGCGTGGAGCCTCTTCCTGAACGGAACCACCGACCTCGTCTCGGCCCCCACCGACTCGGCCGCGCTCGTCCCGAGCTACGACCGGATCACGGCCCGTAGCGGCGACGAAACGCTCGTGACGGTCTACCGCTCGCCGGACGCGCTCCACCTCTTCGCCCCGAACGAGACTGCGCCGGCCCCCGTCGTGCAGGACTCCGCCTCCGCGCCGCCCGTGCTTTCGACGTGGCAGCTCCGGTGGCGCGGCTTCGGGACGGCGACGGACCTCGGCGCGTGGCGCGCGCTGCTGCGAGGCGAGGCCGCGACGTTCGCCCTCTTCCCCGGAACGGGCCTGATCGCCGAGGACGGGCAGGCGCGGGTGCTGGGCAGCCCGGCCGTCGCCCGGTCGCTGCCGGGAGGCGTGGTCGCCGGGTCGAGCGACGAGGCCCGCTACGTCGCCGACCGCCTCGCGCTCCTCGCCGCCGGCAGCACCGACACCGGGCCGGACGGTCTTCTCGCCGACGCCTACAGTGCGTGGGCGGCGGCTCTCGCCCCGCCGCTCATCGCAGCCCTCGACGGGCCGGGCGAGATCGACGCCGATCTCCGCGACGCGGCGGCCTACCTCCGGGGCTGGGACTTCCGCTACGATCCTGCCTCGATCGGAGCCTCGGTGTTCGAGACCTGGATGGCGACGCACCGCGCGCGCACCGGTACCCTCCCCGATCCGGCCGCAGTGTCGGCACCCCCGCCGCCGCCCGACTCGACGGGCAGGGTGATGCCAAACCCGGCGGCCGTGGCGCTCACGCAGTCGCTCCGGCAGGCGGTGGCGGCGATAGACTCGGCCTACGGCTCGGACGGGGCGCGCTGGCGCTGGCAGAACGTGCAGCAGGCCGTCCGCCTCTACCCGCTCTTTACGACCGACACGACGGACGCAGGCCGCCGCCGCTTCGCGCCGATCCTCCTTCCCGACGGCGGCCACCCGACGGCCCTCGCATGGGGGCCCTCGCCGGCCCTCGCATGGGGGCCCTCGCCGGCCCTCGCCGGCACCGAGCCGAGCGCCGTCTGGTCGGCGCAGGCGACCGTGCCGGGCGCGGCGGACCTCCGCATCCGCCACCGCAACCCGAACGCCGACGACGCCCGCACCCGCTCGCTCGCGTCGGCGCGTCCGCTCCAGCCGCGCCCCGTCGGGCAAGCCCCCGAGACGGTGCATACGCTGCGACTGCTACCCGCGGAGGAATAG
- a CDS encoding PHP domain-containing protein — MTNKHIARRLKQTADLIELTGGNAFRARAYAGAARAVDRMDEAVLQLVEQGDLNGVQGIGKGIAAEIDVLVETGSLPSLDRIVESLPPGLLDVLRVKGLGPKKVRTLWTDLGVTSLDALEAAAASGQIASLSGFGTKTQTSILGSIERLKQYRARRRYRDAVGTVAPLLDALRSAGGVERAEVAGEVRRKMDTVGEAALVVSGDDEAIRAVLAEHAVPGDASGPFFAGTVGDGLRLRVVLADAETFAAIWWRETGSAAHVAAFTEAHGEPAEETEEAIYASAGLAFITPELREGEGGLEAAAEGSLPDLVTVADLRGSLHNHSTYSDGAHTLRQMAEAARAMGLEYFGICDHSRSLQIASGLSVERLREQGAEVRALNAEFAGDSGSAFRLFHGSECDVLRDGTLDYPDDVLADLDFVVASVHIHFNMTEAEATERIIRAVSNPHVDVLGHPTGRLLLAREGYPLDHARVIEACAAHGVAIELNANPYRLDLDWRWVRTATSQGVLISINPDAHAIDGLDDVRWGVAAARKGWLTADQCLNAKSADDFAAWLAARG, encoded by the coding sequence ATGACCAACAAGCACATCGCCCGCCGCCTCAAGCAGACCGCCGACTTGATCGAACTGACCGGCGGCAACGCATTCCGGGCGCGGGCCTACGCCGGGGCCGCCCGGGCCGTGGACCGGATGGACGAAGCCGTGCTCCAACTTGTCGAGCAGGGCGACCTGAACGGCGTACAGGGCATCGGGAAAGGCATCGCGGCGGAGATCGACGTGCTCGTCGAGACGGGGTCGCTCCCGTCGCTCGACCGGATCGTGGAGAGCCTGCCGCCGGGGCTGCTCGACGTGCTCCGGGTCAAGGGTCTCGGCCCGAAGAAGGTGCGGACGCTCTGGACCGACCTCGGCGTGACCTCGCTCGACGCCCTCGAGGCCGCGGCGGCCTCGGGGCAGATCGCTAGCCTCAGCGGCTTCGGGACCAAGACGCAAACCTCGATCCTGGGCAGCATCGAGCGGCTGAAGCAGTACCGCGCCCGCCGCCGCTACCGCGACGCTGTCGGCACCGTCGCCCCGCTCCTCGACGCGCTCCGCAGCGCGGGGGGGGTCGAGCGGGCCGAGGTCGCGGGCGAGGTTCGCCGGAAGATGGACACCGTCGGCGAAGCCGCGCTCGTGGTCTCCGGCGACGACGAGGCCATCCGCGCTGTCCTCGCCGAGCACGCGGTGCCAGGCGATGCGTCGGGGCCGTTCTTCGCCGGCACGGTAGGCGATGGGCTGCGGCTCCGCGTCGTCCTCGCCGACGCCGAGACGTTCGCGGCGATCTGGTGGCGCGAGACGGGGTCGGCGGCGCACGTCGCTGCCTTCACTGAGGCACACGGCGAGCCTGCAGAGGAGACCGAAGAGGCGATCTACGCATCGGCCGGCCTCGCTTTCATCACACCCGAGCTCCGCGAAGGCGAAGGCGGACTCGAGGCCGCCGCCGAAGGCAGCCTCCCGGACCTCGTCACCGTCGCCGACCTCCGCGGCTCGCTTCACAACCACTCGACCTACAGCGACGGCGCGCACACGCTCCGGCAGATGGCCGAGGCCGCGCGAGCGATGGGCCTGGAGTACTTCGGCATCTGCGACCACAGCCGCTCGCTGCAAATCGCCAGCGGGCTCTCGGTCGAGCGGCTGCGCGAGCAGGGCGCCGAGGTCCGCGCACTCAACGCCGAGTTTGCGGGCGACAGCGGCTCGGCCTTCCGCCTCTTCCACGGCTCCGAGTGCGACGTCCTCCGCGACGGCACCCTCGACTACCCCGACGACGTGCTGGCCGACCTCGACTTCGTCGTGGCGAGCGTCCACATTCACTTCAACATGACCGAGGCCGAGGCGACCGAGCGCATCATCCGTGCTGTCTCGAACCCGCACGTCGACGTCCTCGGCCACCCGACCGGGCGGCTCCTGCTCGCCCGCGAAGGCTACCCCCTCGACCACGCCCGCGTGATCGAGGCCTGCGCCGCGCACGGCGTCGCCATCGAACTCAACGCCAACCCCTACCGCCTCGACCTCGACTGGCGCTGGGTCCGCACCGCCACCTCGCAGGGCGTCCTGATCTCGATCAACCCCGACGCCCACGCCATCGACGGGCTCGACGACGTGCGGTGGGGGGTCGCCGCGGCGCGCAAGGGCTGGCTGACCGCCGACCAGTGCCTCAACGCGAAGTCGGCGGACGACTTCGCGGCCTGGCTCGCGGCGAGGGGGTGA